The following coding sequences are from one Musa acuminata AAA Group cultivar baxijiao chromosome BXJ2-4, Cavendish_Baxijiao_AAA, whole genome shotgun sequence window:
- the LOC135610786 gene encoding ubiquitin receptor RAD23b-like has product MKLTVKTLKGTHFVIRVQPNDTIIAVKKNIEQEQGKDSYPWGQQLLIHNGKVLKDETTLEENKVNEDGFLVVMLSKSKAAGSSGSSSAQPPTTSAVQHPAPKEPPAQVPVQVPAQVSAQAPSQVPAQVPPRISAEAPSQILASADAYGQAASNLIERSNLEQMVGQLMEMGGGNWDRETVLLALRVAYNNPERAVEYLYSGIPATAEIAVPVDPFPSSQAFAQGADSTDLAAPGHPSGAPNSSPLNMFPQGNINTGVGTGGGSLDFLRNNQQFLALRAMVQANPQILQPMLQELSKQNPQLLRLIQEHHAEFLQLINEPIEGFEGDMFDQADQDEMPHTINVTAEEQEAIRRLEAMGFDRARVIEAFLACDKNEQLAANYLLEHAGDED; this is encoded by the exons ATGAAGCTGACGGTGAAGACGCTGAAGGGCACCCACTTCGTGATCCGGGTTCAGCCCAACGACACG ATTATTGCTGTGAAGAAAAACATTGAGCAAGAACAAGGAAAAGACAGCTATCCGTGGGGGCAACAATTGCTGATTCATAATGGAAAAGTTTTAAAAGATGAAACCACATTGGAAGAGAACAAAGTTAATGAAGATGGTTTCCTTGTTGTCATGCTTAGCAAG AGTAAAGCTGCAGGCTCCAGTGGGTCTTCATCTGCACAG CCTCCAACAACTTCTGCAGTCCAGCATCCTGCTCCCAAGGAACCTCCAGCTCAAGTTCCAGTGCAAGTTCCAGCTCAAGTTTCAGCACAAGCTCCATCGCAAGTTCCTGCACAAGTTCCACCTCGAATTTCAGCAGAAGCTCCATCACAAATTCT GGCATCTGCTGACGCCTATGGTCAAGCTGCATCTAATTTAATTGAGAGGAGTAATCTTGAGCAGATGGTTGGTCAATTGATGGAGATGGGTGGTGGTAACTGGGATAGAGAGACAGTTTTGCTTGCACTTCGTGTTGCTTACAACAACCCAGAGCGTGCTGTGGAATACTTGTATTCT GGTATCCCAGCAACAGCAGAAATTGCAGTTCCAGTTGATCCTTTCCCTTCATCTCAGGCATTTGCTCAAGGGGCTGATTCAACTGATTTAGCTGCTCCAGGTCATCCCTCTGGTGCACCAAATTCCTCTCCTTTGAATATGTTTCCACAG GGCAATATTAATACTGGAGTGGGTACTGGTGGTGGATCTCTCGACTTCCTGAGAAATAACCAACAG TTCTTAGCTCTGCGGGCAATGGTTCAAGCAAATCCACAGATTTTGCAG CCAATGCTTCAGGAACTAAGCAAGCAAAATCCTCAACTTTTAAGATTGATACAAGAGCACCATGCAGAGTTTCTTCAGTTAATAAATGAACCTATTGAAGGGTTTGAAGG GGACATGTTTGATCAGGCTGATCAAGATGAGATGCCGCATACCATAAATGTGACAGCTGAGGAACAGGAGGCAATCCGAAGA CTTGAAGCAATGGGATTTGACCGAGCACGCGTTATCGAAGCATTCCTAGCTTGCGACAAGAATGAGCAGTTGGCAGCAAACTATTTATTGGAGCATGCTGGTGATGAAGATTGA
- the LOC103983177 gene encoding protein TIC 55, chloroplastic-like → MALPSCLPSLQKPSPRVFAAFLRRPLLVASTKGKPGAATSRQRWRRGTGSVAAGPMSTEEVLLRPEEEEVKEEYDWREEWYPLYLTAEVPEDAPLAHTVFDEKIVLFRDGNGVIRCFQDRCPHRLAKLSEGQLVDGRLECLYHGWQFGDDGKCLKIPQLPDGARIPRSACVRTYETKDSQGVVWVWMSDKNPPDENKLPWFEHYARPGFQDVSTIHELPYDHSILLENFMDPAHVPISHDRTDFYSKREDAQALLFEVTKRSGRGFAGSWSKSKPPALTNLLRFEAPCILQNSNEYIDKDGTKQYVSALFLCRPTGQGKSMVIIRFGSTLRSPIVRLLPTWFFHQNICKVLEQDMGFLSSQNEILWKEKAPTGRLYINLKSCDTWVAEYRRWKDKVGHGMPYFFGHNSCSLAEDPAVVEHAPAGLTAGISSSMPAKGATGDIHAPNPINRYFRHIVHCKECRSAVKSFQVWRNAFVFMAFTSISMAILASRRQWKAFFLVSAAFCMAGAHACSSALSLIKTNFIRGHRRL, encoded by the exons ATGGCTCTACCGTCCTGCTTGCCTTCGCTCCAAAAACCGTCTCCTCGCGTCTTCGCCGCTTTCCTTCGCCGACCCCTCCTTGTCGCTTCGACCAAGGGGAAACCGGGTGCCGCCACTTCCCGCCAGAGATGGCGTCGCGGGACAGGGTCGGTGGCGGCGGGACCGATGTCGACTGAGGAAGTGCTTCTGCgtccagaggaggaggaggtgaaggaGGAATACGATTGGAGGGAGGAGTGGTACCCACTGTATCTGACGGCGGAGGTGCCGGAGGACGCCCCCTTGGCCCACACCGTGTTCGACGAGAAGATCGTTCTGTTTCGGGATGGTAACGGCGTCATCCGGTGCTTCCAAGATCGGTGCCCCCACAG GTTGGCTAAACTTTCTGAAGGTCAACTCGTTGATGGAAGATTAGAGTGCTTGTATCACGGTTGGCAATTTGGAGATGATGGTAAATGCTTAAAGATACCTCAG CTACCAGATGGGGCTCGAATTCCTCGGTCTGCTTGTGTTAGAACCTATGAAACTAAAGACTCTCAGGGAGTCGTATGGGTTTGGATGTCGGACAAGAACCCACCAGATGAGAACAAGCTCCCCTGGTTTGAACACTATGCAAGGCCAGGCTTTCAAGATGTCTCCACAATCCATGAGCTCCCATATGATCACTCGATACTTCTTGAGAACTTCATGGATCCTGCTCATGTTCCTATATCACATGATCGAACAGATTTTTACTCCAAACGAGAGGATGCACAGGCATTGTTGTTTGAGGTGACCAAGCGCAGTGGCAGGGGTTTCGCAGGATCCTGGAGCAAATCAAAGCCTCCAGCTCTGACTAATCTCCTACGTTTTGAAGCTCCTTGCATTCTTCAAAATAGCAATGAGTACATCGACAAGGATGGCACCAAACAGTATGTCTCGGCTCTCTTCTTATGCCGGCCTACTGGGCAAGGCAAATCCATGGTCATCATACGGTTTGGATCGACACTGAGGTCCCCTATTGTCAGATTGCTTCCAACCTGGTTCTTCCATCAGAATATTTGCAAGGTCCTCGAACAAGACATGGGCTTCTTGTCATCACAGAACGAAATCCTCTGGAAGGAGAAGGCACCAACGGGAAGGTTGTACATCAACCTCAAGTCTTGCGATACTTGGGTTGCCGAGTACAGGAGGTGGAAGGATAAGGTAGGCCATGGCATGCCTTATTTTTTTGGTCATAACTCGTGCTCACTTGCTGAAGACCCTGCAGTTGTAGAGCATGCCCCTGCTGGGCTGACAGCTGGGATTTCTTCTTCCATGCCTGCCAAGGGTGCAACCGGAGACATTCATGCTCCAAACCCTATTAATCGCTACTTCCGCCACATAGTACATTGCAAGGAATGCAGAAGTGCTGTTAAATCATTCCAAGTTTGGAGGAATGCCTTTGTTTTTATGGCTTTTACTTCCATTTCTATGGCCATTCTGGCATCAAGAAGGCAGTGGAAGGCTTTCTTTTTAGTTTCAGCTGCATTTTGCATGGCTGGAGCACATGCATGCTCCTCGGCACTTTCCCTTATCAAAACCAACTTCATTCGGGGCCACAGGAGATTGTAA
- the LOC103983178 gene encoding probable GDP-L-fucose synthase 1: MGAVESEAMEVIGSFLSDTAVKVFIAGHRGLVGSAIHRKLLALGFTNLLLRTHSELDLTRQADVEAFFAAERPRYVIVAAAKVGGIHANSTYPADFISVNLQIQTNIIDAALRCAGGAVRKLLFLGSSCIYPKLAPQPIPESALLSGPLEPTNEWYAVAKISGIKMCQAYRIQHGLDAISAMPTNLYGPHDNFHPENSHVLPALIRRFHKAKISGAKEVVVWGTGSPLREFLHVDDLADAVVFLMDRYSGLEHVNVGSGKEVTIKGLAEMVKEVVGFEGDLVWDSTKPDGTPRKLMDSSKLAGMGWEAKIPLRQGLADTYKWYVDSVIDH; this comes from the coding sequence ATGGGTGCAGTCGAATCCGAGGCCATGGAGGTGATCGGCTCGTTCCTCTCCGATACGGCGGTAAAGGTGTTTATCGCTGGCCACCGCGGCCTCGTCGGTTCGGCCATCCACCGCAAGCTCCTCGCTCTCGGCTTCACCAACCTCCTCCTGCGCACCCACTCCGAGCTCGACCTCACCCGACAGGCCGACGTGGAGGCCTTCTTCGCCGCCGAGCGCCCCCGCTACGTCATCGTCGCCGCCGCCAAGGTCGGCGGCATCCACGCGAACTCCACCTACCCCGCCGACTTCATCTCCGTCAACCTTCAGATCCAGACTAACATCATCGACGCCGCCCTCCGCTGTGCTGGCGGCGCTGTCCGCAAGCTCCTCTTCCTCGGCTCCTCCTGCATCTACCCTAAGCTCGCCCCTCAGCCCATCCCAGAATCCGCCCTTCTTTCCGGTCCCCTCGAGCCTACCAACGAGTGGTATGCGGTCGCCAAGATTTCCGGCATCAAGATGTGCCAGGCCTACCGGATCCAGCACGGCCTCGACGCCATCTCCGCCATGCCGACCAACCTCTACGGCCCCCACGACAACTTCCACCCGGAGAACTCCCATGTCCTTCCGGCCCTGATCCGGCGCTTCCACAAGGCCAAGATCTCCGGCGCCAAGGAGGTGGTCGTCTGGGGCACGGGTTCGCCTCTGAGGGAGTTCCTCCACGTGGATGACCTCGCCGACGCGGTGGTCTTCCTGATGGACCGGTACTCGGGGTTGGAGCACGTCAATGTGGGGAGCGGGAAGGAGGTGACAATAAAGGGGCTTGCGGAGATGGTGAAGGAAGTAGTTGGGTTCGAAGGGGACCTCGTGTGGGACTCGACGAAGCCCGATGGGACGCCAAGGAAGCTGATGGACAGCTCGAAGCTGGCTGGAATGGGGTGGGAGGCGAAGATCCCGCTCCGCCAGGGGCTGGCGGATACGTACAAGTGGTATGTGGATAGCGTCATCGACCATTAG